One window of Equus caballus isolate H_3958 breed thoroughbred chromosome 3, TB-T2T, whole genome shotgun sequence genomic DNA carries:
- the GSX2 gene encoding GS homeobox 2 translates to MSRSFYVDSLIIKDSSRPAPSLPEPHPGPDFFIPLGMPSPLVMSVSGPGCPSRKSGAFCVCPLCVTSHLHSSRGPAGSGGGGAGAGSAGAGGGGAAGGAGALPLLKSQFSSGPGDAQFCPRVSHAHHHHHPPQHHHHHHQPQQPGSAAAAAAAAAAAAAAAALGHPQHHAPVCATTTYNVADPRRFHCLTMGGSDASQVPNGKRMRTAFTSTQLLELEREFSSNMYLSRLRRIEIATYLNLSEKQVKIWFQNRRVKHKKEGKGTQRNSHAGCKCVGSQAHYARSEDEDSLSPASANDDKEISPL, encoded by the exons ATGTCGCGCTCCTTCTATGTCGACTCGCTCATCATCAAGGACTCCTCAAGGCCCGCGCCCTCGCTGCCTGAGCCGCACCCTGGGCCAGATTTCTTCATCCCGCTGGGCATGCCGTCCCCATTGGTGATGTCGGTGTCCGGGCCCGGGTGCCCATCCCGCAAGAGCGGCGCGTTCTGCGTTTGCCCGCTCTGCGTCACTTCGCACCTGCACTCTTCTCGTGGGCCGGCGGGCTCTGGCGGCGGGGGCGCAGGGGCCGGGAGTGCAGGGGCCGGAGGTGGCGGGGCGGCTGGGGGCGCCGGGGCCCTGCCCCTGCTCAAGAGTCAGTTCTCTTCGGGTCCTGGGGACGCGCAGTTTTGCCCGCGCGTGAGCCACGcgcaccatcaccaccacccgccgcagcaccaccatcaccaccaccagccCCAGCAGCCCGGCTCGGCCGCTGCCGCAGCGGCTgcggcggcagcggcagcggccGCGGCGGCCTTGGGGCACCCGCAGCACCACGCACCTGTCTGCGCCACCACCACCTACAACGTGGCAGACCCGCGGAGATTCCACTGCCTCACCATGG GGGGCTCGGACGCCAGCCAGGTACCCAACGGCAAGAGGATGAGGACAGCGTTCACCAGCACGCAGCTCCTGGAGCTGGAGCGGGAATTCTCTTCCAACATGTACCTGTCTCGACTCCGGAGGATCGAAATCGCCACTTACCTGAACCTGTCGGAGAAGCAGGTGAAAATCTGGTTTCAGAACCGCCGGGTGAAGCataagaaggaagggaagggcacGCAGAGGAACAGTCACGCGGGCTGCAAGTGTGTCGGCAGCCAGGCGCACTATGCGCGCTCGGAGGATGAGGACTCCTTGTCGCCGGCCTCAGCCAACGATGACAAGGAGATTTCCCCCTTATGA